From a region of the Candida albicans SC5314 chromosome 1, complete sequence genome:
- a CDS encoding polyamine acetyltransferase (Putative polyamine acetyltransferase; acetylates polyamines (e.g. putrescine, spermidine, spermine) and aralkylamines (e.g. tryptamine, phenylethylamine); Spider biofilm repressed): MSDFPPNLSIRPLTIQDIDQCVELEAKGFPPEERCSREKFNYRLTVAPELCAGLFVREYDYKYNAINLPEVAEKLQKQHQDEDDDDDELPSHSSVLKETLIGHVIATKIASTKITDASMQLPSKETPGSGHIESSRNIGIHSVVIHPDWRGKNLGALLLHDYIQKLSNQDVGDQIVIINKENLIPFYEKIGFNNLGESECKYAGTTWYDMAIDLVATDDL; the protein is encoded by the coding sequence ATGTCCGATTTCCCACCAAACTTGTCTATAAGACCACTCACTATCCAAGACATCGACCAGTGTGTCGAGTTAGAGGCTAAAGGTTTCCCACCCGAAGAAAGATGTTCCCGTGAAAAGTTCAACTACCGCTTGACGGTGGCCCCTGAATTGTGTGCTGGCTTGTTTGTCAGAGAGTACGACTACAAATACAATGCTATCAACTTGCCTGAAGTCGCTGAAAAACTCCAGAAACAACACCAGGACGAagacgacgacgacgacgaaTTGCCCTCCCACTCCTCTGTCCTCAAAGAAACTTTGATTGGCCATGTCATTGCTACAAAAATCGCCTCGACCAAAATCACCGACGCTTCCATGCAATTGCCATCGAAAGAAACCCCGGGTTCTGGCCACATCGAAAGCTCCCGAAATATAGGTATCCATTCCGTAGTCATCCACCCCGACTGGAGAGGCAAAAACTTGGGTGCATTGTTATTGCATGACTATATCCAAAAATTATCCAACCAAGACGTAGGCGACCAGATTGTGATAATCAACAAGGAAAATTTGATCCCGTTCTACGAAAAAATCGGATTCAACAACCTCGGCGAGAGTGAGTGTAAATATGCTGGAACTACATGGTACGATATGGCAATCGATTTGGTCGCCACCGATGATCTCTAG
- a CDS encoding uncharacterized protein (Protein of unknown function; Spider biofilm repressed), translating to MWPVXHVGLNDDGSMVVLVSTRQGVIQGYDKRELKWTSSVHFRGKVLESFFRRRTVPGFLARKMIRKRRGSDASMSSVNSSINANFPPPIQMKSFGQKQRERTSREEFVMVMDSGEILVVSCNDGKVQSYDVKQQLVCAIKIRTPRVMDRIVVQTKELDIIVVNIVNNSMKSRKLEVAPSKSCGIFPVEFVGFFXRVDGLECQLIDVNTGVVXKSFGVGNMKVNSLRVSYPEPSHCRFCGSAAISSFSVVYEIEGVVVVHTFRVDKKAICLRVERDPREIRCVGFGGAEEKVDWYENVVGYEVTSVNSMIGVVQKSSGLRNRKVKQAKEYELMVVSLGSGKAEYYEYKVDGVLWGVERYGHKSVILNQGRRMEVVYVGNSKLVD from the coding sequence ATGTGGCCGGTCARCCATGTGGGGCTCAATGATGATGGGAGTATGGTTGTGTTGGTGAGTACTAGACAGGGTGTCATACAGGGTTATGACAAGCGGGAGTTGAAGTGGACACTGTCGGTGCACTTTCGAGGTAAAGTGTTGGAGTCGTTTTTCAGGCGGAGAACTGTGCCGGGGTTTTTAGCACGTAAAATGATTAGAAAGAGGAGGGGCAGTGATGCGTCRATGTCGTCGGTAAATTCGCTGATCAATGCGAACTTTCCGCCACCAATACAGATGAARTCGTTTGGACAGAAACARCGTGAGAGGACTAGTAGGGAAGAGTTTGTGATGGTCATGGATAGTGGGGAGATACTTGTTGTGTCGTGTAATGATGGGAAAGTACAGAGTTATGATGTGAAGCAGCAGTTGGTCTGTGCAATAAAGATAAGAACACCAAGGGTGATGGATAGAATTGTTGTGCAGACGAAGGAGTTGGATATTATTGTGGTGAACATYGTCAAYAACAGCATGAAGAGCAGAAAGCTAGAGGTGGCGCCCCTGAAACTGTGTGGGATATTTCCGGTTGAGTTTGTGGGGTTCTTTRTACGTGTTGACGGGTTAGAGTGTCAGCTTATAGATGTGAACACGGGGGTGGTCATSAAACTGTTTGGGGTCGGGAATATGAAGGTGAACTCGTTGAGGGTGTCGTATCCTGAGCCGCTGCATTGTCGGTTTTGTGGGAGTGCTGCGATCTCATCGTTCAGTGTGGTATATGAGATAGAAGGGGTGGTAGTGGTKCACACGTTCAGGGTAGATAAGAAAGCAATATGYTTGAGAGTTGAGAGAGATCCCAGGGAAATCCGATGTGTTGGGTTTGGTGGTGCAGAGGAGAAGGTCGACTGGTATGAGAATGTTGTTGGGTATGAAGTAACCTCTGTCAATCTGATGATCGGGGTGGTACAGAAGAGTAGTGGGTTAAGAAATAGGAAAGTCAAGCAAGCCAAGGAGTATGAGCTTATGGTGGTTAGTTTGGGGAGTGGCAAAGCCGAGTATTACGAGTATAAGGTTGATGGTGTGTTGTGGGGGGTTGAGCGGTACGGCCACAAGTCGGTGATACTCAACCAGGGGAGAAGAATGGAGGTTGTGTATGTAGGGAATAGCAAGCTAGTTGATTAA
- a CDS encoding uncharacterized protein (Protein of unknown function; transcript detected on high-resolution tiling arrays) produces the protein MSNNQSYSLKNQLYKAKGEVLKLQRILRTSQNEVDRLNDNLDRVYDEKQDVIDDLESLKRRFSELKRNYEKISRQKEFYQRCYQNCEAVLNNDGSARKNQSLKGVF, from the coding sequence ATGTCAAATAATCAAAGCTATTCCTTAAAAAACCAACTTTACAAAGCCAAAGGTGAAGTTTTAAAATTACAAAGAATTTTGAGAACCTCTCAAAACGAGGTGGACAGATTGAATGATAATTTGGATAGGGTATATGATGAAAAACAGGATGTGATAGATGACTTGGAGTCATTGAAAAGACGGTTTTCAGAACTTAAAAGGAACtatgaaaaaatttcccGACAGAAAGAATTTTATCAACGATGTTACCAGAACTGTGAGGCTGTTTTGAATAATGATGGGAGTGCCAGAAAGAACCAATCATTAAAGGGGGTCTTTTAG